Genomic segment of Thiomonas sp. FB-Cd:
GCCCAAAACAGATTGCCCCGAATCGTCGCCATTGTCCGGCGCGCCACGCGCAGGGCCGTAAGCACACCGGGCAGTTCACCACGCGTGAGGGTGACGTCTGCGGCCTCGATAGCGATGTCGGTCCCGCTGGCCAACGCCATGCCCACGTCGGCTTGGGCAAGCGCCGGCGCGTCATTGATGCCGTCGCCCGCGAATAGCACGCGGCGGCCTTGCGCCTGCAACGCCTGCACCACCTTGGCCTTGCCCTCGGGCAGCACCTCAGCGTGCACGCTGGTGATGCCAAGCTGTCTGGCCACCGCCTGGGCGGTGCGTGCCGAATCGCCCGTGACGAGCTCCACACCCAACCCCAAACCCTGCAGAGCCGTAATTACTGCGGCCGCATCAGCCTTGATGGGGTCGGAAATCCCCAGCACGCCAGCCATGCGCGTGTCGCGCATCACGAATACGGTCGTGTGGCCCTCGGCCTGAAGGCGCTCAGCTTGTGCTGCGGTTTGACCCGGGTCGATGCCCTGCTGCTCCACATAGCGCAAGGCCCCGACATGCACCCACCCACCGTCCACCACGGCCTGCGCACCATAGCCTGTCACGGACGAAAACTCACTCGCAACCGGCAGAACAACTCCACGCTCGCGTGCAGCCTGCAGCACCGCAAGAGCCAACGGATGCTCGGAACCCGACTCAACCGCCGCAGCCCAGCGCAGCACATCGCCCTCACTGAACCCAGGGCAAGCCCAGATCGTGGTCAGCGCCGGACGTCCGCGCGTGACCGTTCCCGTCTTGTCCAATAGCACGGTATCGACATGGGACAGGGCTTCCAGCGCCTCACCCTTGCGAAACAGCACGCCAAGCTCGGCTGCGCGCCCGGTACCCACCATGATGGCGGCCGGAGTGGCCAGCCCCATGGCGCAAGGGCAGGCCACCACCAGAACGGCTACGGCAGCAAGCAACGCCTGACTGATCGCCGGGGGCGGTCCAATCCACAACCAGACGATAAAGCTGAGGATGGCAATCGCGAGCACCGCAGGGGTGAACACGCGCACCACGCGGTCGGCCAGACCCTGAATCGGCAGCTTGCCACTTTGCGCCTGCTCAACCAGCCGAATAATTTGCGCCAGCAAGGTGCCTTGCCCCACAGAGGTGGCCTCGACCACGAGCAGACCCTGCTGGTTGACCGTGCCTGCTCGCACTGCATCGCCTGCGCGCTTGGTCACCGGTATGGGCTCACCGCTCAGCATGGCTTCGTCCACGTATGAGCTCCCATCGATCACGCTGCCATCGACAGGCAGGCGCTCACCAGGGCGCACAACAACCTGGTCCCCAATGTGCACGTCCGTGATGGCCACGGTAACTTCGACGCCATCACGCCTGACCCGCGCATCCTTGGCCTGCAGTTTGACCAGGGCGCGAATGGCGCCTGCGGTGCGGCCCTTGGCCAGCTCCTCAAGATACTTGCCGAATAGCACGGCAGCCACCACCACTGCCGCAGAATCAAAATACACGTGCCGTGCATCCGGCGGCAGCATGCCAGGCGCGAGCAGCACCACCATGCCAAAGAGCCAGGCAGCGCCCGCTCCAGTCGACACAAGTGAATTCATGTCAGGTGATAGGTGCCGGTAGGCGGCCCAACCCGGTCGGAAAAAGCGCCGCCCCGGACCGAACAGCACGACGCTGGTGAGCAGTGCCTGCACCCAGTCCCAAAAACGGGGAATCATCGCGGGAGCTGCCGCGTCCAGCCACTGTCCAAAAGTGGACGAGACCATGCTGCCCATCGACAGGACCATGACCGGCACGGCTAGGCCTACCGCCCACAGCACATCGCGACGCATTGCCTGCAGTTGTCGAAGCTTGTGCTCAGCCTGCGCGGCCTCCAGCGCGGCAGCGTCACCTTGGGGAAGAATGGCCCCGTACCCCGCGTCCACCACGGCCTGGATCAGCGCCTGCGGTTGCACGCTGGCCGGGATGTACCGCACGCTGGCGCGCTCAGTGGCCAGGTTCACGCTCGCGTCGATGACCCCAGGAACTGCCGTCAGTGCGCGTTCGACGCGCCCCACGCATGATGCGCATGTCATGTCGTCCACATGCAGGACGACTTCCGCCGTGCGCGGCGCATAGCCGGTCTCCCGTACCATATTCACCAACTGTTCCGGCTGCACCAGTGCTGGATCAAAACGCAGCTCGGCGCGCTCGCTGGCCAGGTTCACCGTGGCCTGCACGCCCGGCATCGCATTGAGCGCGCGCTCCACGCGGCCGCTGCACGATGCACAGGTCATACCGTCGATATCCAACTGCAAGGCACAGGTCGAAGACGCCTGAACCTCACCACTGGTTTGCGAGCCGCCTGACGATGCCGAGGTTGCTGAGGTATTCATGCGATTCTCCACGGCGAGGCACTCATGCGTGCGGTTCACGCGTGAGTGCTGCCAAAATGGGGCACGCATTGGTTGCGCCATGCCCCGGACACTGCTCGACCAATGCATGCAACCCCGCCTTCAGCTGCTGAAGGTCAGCGATGCGCGCGTCGATCTGCGCGATACGCTCTTGCACAATACCCTTCACTCGCCCCATGTCGGCGCCCGAATCGGCATGAAGGCCGAGCAGTTCACGAACTTCCGGCAATGAAAACCCCAGCGCCTGGGCGCGACGGATGAAGCGCAAGCGCTCAACTGCCGCACTGTCGTACACCCGGTAATTAGAGGCTGTGCGCTGGCTCGGAATGAGCAACCCCATGCGTTCGTAATGCCGTAACGTCTCTGTTGCGAGCCGGGCCCTGCGAGCAAGCTCCCCGATCGTCAAACCGCCATCAGGGCTCATCGATAATCGTTTCATATTACACATTATAGTTAGCTGTAATGTTGATGCACAAGAAGGCGCGTCGCCTGAGCTCTTGCGAGCATTGATGATCGGGGCGCGCGACGCGAAAGAACCAAGCGGCGCTGGCGCAATGCGCGCTGAGGCAGACACTTGAGAGCGCGCCGGCCCTTCTTGGGCGCTACAGCCCGGCGGCTGTGCGTGCGAGGCTCTCGAGATCTGGCTTCGGTTCGCCCGTCCTCTGCGCCAGGCAAAAGCGGATGACGCCCTGCGCATCGACACTGCGCAGCAGCGCTCCGTCCGCCCACAATCGGTGGGCATGGGCGATCGCCTCGCCAAGCGCGAAACCAAGCTGGTGTGCGTCGAGCTGCCGCTTGAACAACACCGGCACCAGGTCGGCCGCCGTGAGCGCCTGCCCTTCGCAGACCTGAAGCACACGCGCCAGGCGCTCGGCATGGTGTTGGCGCAATTGCCGGATACGGGCGTGCGCCCCCGTGAATGGCAAGCCGTGGGACGGCAACACGCGCATCGCAGCCGGCAATTGGGCAAAGCGGGCCAAGGCGCGCAAGTACCGGCCGAGCGCGTCGGCCTCAGGCTCGATCGGAAAAACCGACACATTGGTGGAGATGCGCGGCAAAAGCAAGTCGCCGGAAATGAGAATTTCGCGCGCCTCGCACCACAGCGACGCATGCTCGGGGCTATGACCGCCACCTTCGATCACCTGCCACTCGCATCCGCCGATACGCAGCATCTGCCCGTGCATCAGGCGCTGAAAATGCAAGGGTACCGAAGGCACCATACGGGCATAGAAATTGCCGCGACCCGCCAGTTCCTGTAAGTGAATGCCGTCAGCCCCGTGCGCGCGAAAGTGCGCCAACATGGACGCCGTGTCGGTTGGTGGCAGGCCCGCCGAAAGCAAGCGGGCGCTCAGGTACTCGCCTTGCGTCATCAGCAGCGGG
This window contains:
- a CDS encoding heavy metal-responsive transcriptional regulator; translation: MKRLSMSPDGGLTIGELARRARLATETLRHYERMGLLIPSQRTASNYRVYDSAAVERLRFIRRAQALGFSLPEVRELLGLHADSGADMGRVKGIVQERIAQIDARIADLQQLKAGLHALVEQCPGHGATNACPILAALTREPHA
- a CDS encoding heavy metal translocating P-type ATPase: MNTSATSASSGGSQTSGEVQASSTCALQLDIDGMTCASCSGRVERALNAMPGVQATVNLASERAELRFDPALVQPEQLVNMVRETGYAPRTAEVVLHVDDMTCASCVGRVERALTAVPGVIDASVNLATERASVRYIPASVQPQALIQAVVDAGYGAILPQGDAAALEAAQAEHKLRQLQAMRRDVLWAVGLAVPVMVLSMGSMVSSTFGQWLDAAAPAMIPRFWDWVQALLTSVVLFGPGRRFFRPGWAAYRHLSPDMNSLVSTGAGAAWLFGMVVLLAPGMLPPDARHVYFDSAAVVVAAVLFGKYLEELAKGRTAGAIRALVKLQAKDARVRRDGVEVTVAITDVHIGDQVVVRPGERLPVDGSVIDGSSYVDEAMLSGEPIPVTKRAGDAVRAGTVNQQGLLVVEATSVGQGTLLAQIIRLVEQAQSGKLPIQGLADRVVRVFTPAVLAIAILSFIVWLWIGPPPAISQALLAAVAVLVVACPCAMGLATPAAIMVGTGRAAELGVLFRKGEALEALSHVDTVLLDKTGTVTRGRPALTTIWACPGFSEGDVLRWAAAVESGSEHPLALAVLQAARERGVVLPVASEFSSVTGYGAQAVVDGGWVHVGALRYVEQQGIDPGQTAAQAERLQAEGHTTVFVMRDTRMAGVLGISDPIKADAAAVITALQGLGLGVELVTGDSARTAQAVARQLGITSVHAEVLPEGKAKVVQALQAQGRRVLFAGDGINDAPALAQADVGMALASGTDIAIEAADVTLTRGELPGVLTALRVARRTMATIRGNLFWAFAYNVLLIPVAAGLGAPWGLHLNPMLAGVAMGLSSIFVLGNSMRLKGLQPYRLQATPAQPKTLTVDAVHASP
- a CDS encoding MBL fold metallo-hydrolase, translated to MSFCAFEPAYFAGTAPPDPGQLHEVAPGVYWLRMPMPLALDHINLWLLEDGTGWTVVDCGLTTDATRQAWEYLFTSGMKGRPIRRVICTHMHPDHVGLADWLCARWEAPLLMTQGEYLSARLLSAGLPPTDTASMLAHFRAHGADGIHLQELAGRGNFYARMVPSVPLHFQRLMHGQMLRIGGCEWQVIEGGGHSPEHASLWCEAREILISGDLLLPRISTNVSVFPIEPEADALGRYLRALARFAQLPAAMRVLPSHGLPFTGAHARIRQLRQHHAERLARVLQVCEGQALTAADLVPVLFKRQLDAHQLGFALGEAIAHAHRLWADGALLRSVDAQGVIRFCLAQRTGEPKPDLESLARTAAGL